Proteins co-encoded in one Polaromonas vacuolata genomic window:
- a CDS encoding NCS1 family nucleobase:cation symporter-1 codes for MQPENNNVVNRDNSALRPVTREEKSWGWFAIFNVWANDIQSLFGYSLVASLFISFGVSGWTAFFALITAGLFVMFMVNLSGAAGERYGISYPVFARASMGTSGAKLPAILRAVVAVFWYGAQVYFASTALALLIKSVTGIQSAETDAMFLGLSSIDWVAFLFVWVFHIFIFWRGMNWVEGFLNLAGPFVYIVMIGLVLLLWSKSDGKLLSAAQTIFAKPNATWRTEMTGFISIFGTMVAYFAAVMINFSDFSRYAKDKPAMVKGNLMGLPMNMILFSALALLTTAGAAVVYGEAIINPTEIVERADSVMLSIIAAITFFAATVGINLVANFIPAVNGIANLSPSKISFRKAGLITSGFALIIGGLWTAVISQIGIAGFVNTLGATLAPLFGILMVDYYVVRKQLLSQDDLYNMEGGQYHYKNGWHDNAVIAFAIGAVFSVATVWVPMLKDLSGYAWIIGAALGGVIYYVRTKKVQLAKD; via the coding sequence ATGCAGCCCGAGAACAATAACGTCGTCAACCGCGACAACAGCGCCCTGAGACCGGTAACCCGAGAAGAAAAATCTTGGGGCTGGTTTGCTATTTTTAATGTCTGGGCCAACGACATTCAATCCTTGTTTGGCTACAGTTTGGTGGCGTCTTTATTTATCTCATTTGGTGTCAGTGGATGGACGGCATTCTTCGCCTTAATTACGGCTGGTCTGTTCGTGATGTTTATGGTGAATTTGTCCGGTGCAGCGGGCGAGCGTTATGGTATTTCTTACCCCGTATTTGCCCGAGCTAGCATGGGTACTTCAGGTGCCAAGTTGCCAGCGATATTGCGTGCGGTGGTTGCTGTTTTTTGGTATGGCGCGCAGGTCTACTTTGCCTCAACTGCTTTGGCACTCTTGATCAAGAGCGTGACTGGCATCCAATCTGCTGAAACTGATGCCATGTTTTTGGGTTTAAGCAGCATCGATTGGGTGGCCTTTTTATTCGTTTGGGTGTTTCATATTTTTATCTTTTGGCGCGGCATGAATTGGGTTGAAGGTTTCTTAAACTTAGCCGGCCCGTTTGTCTACATCGTGATGATTGGCTTGGTGTTGCTGCTGTGGTCAAAGTCAGATGGAAAATTGCTGTCTGCTGCGCAAACGATTTTCGCCAAGCCCAATGCCACTTGGCGTACTGAGATGACGGGATTCATTTCTATTTTTGGCACCATGGTGGCTTACTTTGCTGCCGTGATGATTAACTTCAGCGATTTTTCTCGCTATGCAAAAGACAAGCCAGCGATGGTGAAAGGCAATCTCATGGGTTTACCCATGAACATGATTTTGTTTTCTGCTTTGGCTTTGCTGACCACCGCAGGCGCAGCCGTTGTCTACGGTGAGGCCATCATCAATCCGACCGAAATCGTGGAGCGCGCCGACAGCGTGATGTTAAGCATCATCGCAGCCATCACCTTTTTTGCCGCCACAGTAGGCATTAATTTAGTCGCTAACTTTATTCCTGCGGTCAACGGCATTGCCAACTTGTCACCCTCAAAAATTAGTTTTCGTAAAGCCGGCTTGATCACATCAGGCTTTGCTTTAATCATTGGTGGCTTGTGGACAGCTGTGATTAGTCAAATCGGCATTGCTGGCTTTGTCAATACGCTGGGCGCAACGCTAGCGCCGCTGTTTGGTATTTTGATGGTTGACTACTATGTTGTGCGCAAACAGCTTCTTAGTCAAGATGACCTCTACAACATGGAGGGTGGTCAGTACCACTACAAAAACGGTTGGCACGACAACGCAGTGATTGCCTTCGCAATAGGCGCAGTATTTTCAGTCGCTACCGTATGGGTGCCTATGCTCAAGGACTTGTCTGGCTATGCGTGGATTATTGGTGCTGCATTAGGGGGCGTAATTTATTACGTACGCACCAAAAAAGTCCAGCTTGCAAAAGATTGA
- a CDS encoding cytochrome c biogenesis protein DipZ: MVLLLTLSYIGGALTILAPCILPIVPFVFAKVDQPFVKSGLPLLAGMALTFAAVGSLGAVAGDWAIAANEFGRTAAIFMLAVMGVALITPRLAERLTRPLVALGSRLSNAATTRTQQEKSPAVPSFLLGIATGLLWAPCAGPILGLILTGAALQGPSVNTSLLLLAYGAGAVSSLALALLAGNRVFAALKRSPGIGEWFRKGLGVTVLAGVAVIALGWDTGLLSQSSETGIALEKRIFERLSPSVMEQTPVSTIKHKPTNSPFMQVVARTTPALVLPVEGQIPSINGAVEWLNSPPLTNEQLHGKVVLINFWTFGCINCRNALPHVREWYSKYKDQGLIVIGVHAPEFAFEKNIKNVKRAIGDLNVEFPVAIDNNFTIWRAFKNNYWPANYFIDAQGRVRFHHFGEGEYEKSEQVIQQLLEEAKKSSSPL, from the coding sequence ATGGTTTTATTGCTCACACTATCCTATATCGGCGGAGCGCTGACGATTCTGGCGCCCTGTATCCTGCCTATCGTTCCCTTCGTGTTTGCTAAGGTTGATCAACCCTTCGTCAAAAGCGGCCTGCCGTTGCTGGCGGGTATGGCGTTGACCTTTGCGGCAGTGGGTTCGCTCGGCGCCGTCGCGGGTGATTGGGCAATTGCAGCAAACGAGTTCGGCCGCACAGCGGCTATCTTTATGCTGGCCGTGATGGGTGTTGCATTGATTACGCCGCGCTTAGCAGAGCGCTTGACGCGGCCGCTGGTGGCGCTGGGCTCGCGCCTATCGAACGCCGCTACAACGCGTACGCAGCAAGAAAAAAGTCCTGCTGTGCCGTCTTTTTTACTCGGTATTGCGACGGGTTTGCTTTGGGCGCCGTGCGCCGGACCGATTCTCGGCCTGATACTGACCGGTGCCGCTCTTCAAGGGCCAAGCGTCAATACCTCCTTGCTACTACTGGCCTATGGCGCTGGCGCAGTCAGCTCACTGGCGCTGGCACTGCTAGCTGGCAATCGCGTGTTTGCTGCACTCAAGCGCTCGCCAGGCATTGGAGAATGGTTTCGTAAAGGCTTGGGCGTGACCGTACTGGCTGGCGTGGCTGTCATCGCACTGGGGTGGGACACTGGCCTGCTGTCGCAGTCATCAGAAACCGGCATAGCCCTGGAAAAGCGTATTTTCGAACGACTATCCCCATCAGTGATGGAGCAAACGCCGGTATCTACGATAAAACACAAACCTACAAATAGCCCTTTCATGCAGGTTGTGGCCCGTACTACACCAGCACTTGTATTACCGGTTGAAGGACAGATCCCTTCAATAAATGGCGCTGTCGAATGGTTAAACTCCCCGCCACTGACCAACGAGCAACTGCACGGCAAAGTGGTGCTGATCAACTTCTGGACTTTTGGCTGCATTAACTGCCGCAACGCATTGCCCCATGTCCGCGAGTGGTATAGCAAATACAAAGATCAGGGATTAATAGTGATCGGTGTGCATGCACCCGAATTTGCATTCGAAAAAAATATTAAGAATGTTAAGCGCGCCATTGGCGACCTCAACGTAGAGTTTCCAGTAGCAATCGACAATAACTTCACGATCTGGCGTGCGTTTAAGAACAACTACTGGCCAGCAAATTACTTCATCGATGCCCAGGGTCGGGTTCGTTTTCACCACTTCGGTGAAGGCGAATACGAAAAATCAGAGCAAGTTATTCAGCAACTGCTAGAAGAAGCTAAAAAGAGCTCAAGCCCTTTGTAA
- the rfbB gene encoding dTDP-glucose 4,6-dehydratase, which yields MILVTGGAGFIGANFILDWLSKSDEPVINLDTLSYAGNLESLASLHGDARHIFIRGDIADTALIASLLAEHQPRAIINFAAESHVDRSIHGPEDFIQTNIVGTFRLLEAVLGYWRAMADADKSKFRLLHVSTDEVYGSLDPGDAAFTETHQYQPNSPYSASKAASDHLVRAYHHTYGLPVLTTHCSNNYGPLHFPEKLIPLVIVNALADKPLPVYGDGRQVRDWLYVKDHCSALRRVLQNGRLGEVYNIGGGNEKLNIEIVKTLCRLLDELRPRADGKSYALQISYVTDRPGHDKRYAINASKIEHELGWRPEETFDTGIRKTVVWYLANPDWLANVQSGAYREWRGKQSAAPEKLAL from the coding sequence ATGATTTTAGTTACCGGCGGCGCAGGCTTTATAGGCGCTAATTTCATCCTCGACTGGCTCTCTAAATCAGACGAGCCAGTGATAAACCTTGACACGCTTAGCTATGCGGGCAACTTAGAGAGTCTGGCCTCTCTTCATGGCGATGCGCGGCATATTTTTATTCGGGGCGACATTGCTGATACAGCGCTCATCGCTAGTTTGCTGGCCGAACACCAGCCGCGTGCAATTATTAATTTCGCGGCTGAATCCCATGTGGATCGTTCCATCCATGGCCCAGAAGACTTTATACAAACCAATATTGTCGGCACCTTTCGCTTGCTCGAAGCCGTACTCGGCTATTGGCGAGCGATGGCGGATGCGGATAAATCTAAATTTCGTTTGCTGCATGTTTCTACCGATGAGGTCTACGGCTCACTCGATCCCGGCGATGCCGCCTTTACTGAAACCCATCAGTACCAACCCAATAGTCCCTACTCCGCCAGCAAGGCTGCCAGCGATCACTTGGTGCGAGCCTATCACCACACCTACGGCTTGCCGGTATTAACTACCCATTGCAGCAATAACTACGGCCCGCTGCACTTTCCTGAAAAGCTAATTCCTTTGGTCATCGTCAATGCTTTGGCTGACAAGCCGCTGCCGGTTTATGGCGACGGCAGGCAAGTGCGTGATTGGCTGTATGTCAAAGACCATTGCAGCGCTCTACGCCGGGTGTTGCAAAACGGTCGGCTAGGTGAGGTCTACAACATTGGTGGCGGGAATGAAAAACTAAATATAGAGATAGTTAAAACGCTTTGTCGCTTGCTCGACGAGTTGCGTCCCAGAGCGGATGGTAAAAGTTATGCGCTACAAATTAGCTATGTCACGGACAGACCTGGTCATGACAAGCGCTACGCCATAAATGCCAGCAAAATTGAGCACGAGCTAGGTTGGCGTCCAGAGGAAACCTTTGACACTGGCATACGTAAGACCGTGGTTTGGTATTTGGCTAATCCCGATTGGCTCGCTAATGTGCAAAGTGGCGCTTACCGCGAGTGGCGGGGCAAGCAGTCTGCAGCACCAGAAAAGCTTGCCTTATGA
- a CDS encoding molybdopterin-binding protein → MKLFKRPPLIGVDSDAALSEARALMARHVTQPSRRAFMQRSLTMGGLSMLTGCSISSNADVETALSRISRFNDTVQGWLFDPNKMAPTYPESMITRPFPFNAYYGESEVREVDEASYKLEVTGMVADKRSWTLPELRAMAQQDQVTRHICVEGWSAIGKWGGVPFSEFLRRIGADTSAKYIGFKCADDYYTSIDMPTALHAQTLLALTYGGQPLPPKYGFPMKLRMPTKLGYKNPKHIKAIFVTNTYPGGFWEDQGYNWFGGS, encoded by the coding sequence ATGAAACTTTTCAAACGTCCCCCACTCATCGGAGTCGATAGCGACGCAGCGCTCTCCGAAGCCCGTGCCTTAATGGCACGACACGTCACGCAACCTTCACGCCGCGCATTTATGCAGCGCTCTCTGACAATGGGTGGCTTGTCTATGCTCACCGGTTGCAGCATCAGTAGCAACGCGGATGTAGAGACGGCACTGAGTCGCATCTCGCGTTTTAACGACACGGTGCAAGGCTGGTTGTTCGATCCAAACAAAATGGCACCGACTTACCCAGAGTCCATGATCACCCGCCCTTTTCCTTTCAACGCCTACTACGGCGAAAGTGAAGTCCGCGAAGTTGACGAAGCCAGCTACAAACTAGAAGTCACAGGCATGGTAGCGGACAAGCGCAGCTGGACATTGCCCGAACTACGCGCCATGGCGCAACAAGATCAGGTCACGCGCCACATTTGCGTCGAAGGCTGGAGCGCTATAGGTAAATGGGGTGGTGTGCCTTTCTCTGAATTTTTGCGCCGTATAGGTGCAGATACGAGTGCGAAATACATAGGCTTTAAATGTGCTGACGATTACTACACCAGCATAGACATGCCGACCGCCTTGCATGCGCAAACTTTGCTCGCGCTCACCTATGGCGGCCAGCCACTACCACCCAAGTACGGCTTTCCGATGAAGCTGCGTATGCCCACAAAGCTTGGCTACAAAAATCCTAAACACATCAAGGCGATTTTCGTCACAAACACCTACCCTGGCGGCTTCTGGGAAGACCAAGGTTACAACTGGTTCGGCGGTAGTTGA
- a CDS encoding TetR/AcrR family transcriptional regulator, with product MAKKAPRRTAERILDVSLELFNRFGEPNVSTTLISAELSISPGNLYYHYQAKDDLINRLFDRYEQSLNSLLSASDEVRNIAQAWRFIHALFELIWQYRFLYRDLNDLLSKNRRIEVQFQAILINKNHAIMTMFKSLSQAGVLIMNASETDNTATSMVVLLSYWLNFEYVRDPRQALEPQNAQVALRRGANQVLNLLHAYLEKNHRADLQVLIAA from the coding sequence ATGGCAAAAAAAGCGCCGCGCCGAACTGCCGAACGCATTTTGGATGTCAGCCTTGAGTTGTTCAACCGCTTTGGCGAACCGAATGTTTCGACCACGCTGATTTCAGCCGAGTTAAGCATTAGCCCCGGCAATCTTTACTACCATTACCAAGCTAAAGACGACTTGATTAACCGCTTGTTTGACCGCTACGAACAAAGCCTAAACTCACTTTTAAGCGCTAGTGATGAGGTGCGAAATATAGCGCAGGCTTGGCGCTTTATTCACGCCTTATTTGAGCTGATCTGGCAATACCGTTTTTTATACCGTGACCTGAATGACTTACTGAGCAAAAATCGCCGTATCGAGGTGCAGTTTCAAGCCATACTTATCAACAAGAACCACGCCATCATGACTATGTTCAAAAGTCTAAGCCAAGCCGGTGTGCTGATCATGAACGCCAGCGAAACTGACAACACCGCCACCAGCATGGTTGTGCTGCTCAGTTACTGGCTTAACTTTGAATATGTGCGTGACCCACGTCAAGCGTTGGAGCCGCAAAACGCACAAGTAGCTTTGCGGCGCGGTGCTAACCAGGTGCTCAATTTACTGCATGCTTACCTTGAAAAAAATCATCGCGCAGATCTTCAAGTGCTGATCGCAGCCTAG
- a CDS encoding response regulator transcription factor, with product MKSTKRVLIVEDDAHIAELLRMHLHDEGYAVTHAADGHAGVLELQKGSWDALILDLMLPGIDGLEICRRARALTRYTPIIIISARSSEVHRILGLELGADDYLAKPFSMLELVARVRALLRRTDALAHNARLDSGLLELGNLAVDPLTREARVDGQAIELTPREFDLLYFFARHPGQVFSRLDLLNQVWGYQHDGYEHTVNTHINRLRIKVEVDPATPRQILTVWGRGYKWCAVDVDQVSA from the coding sequence ATGAAATCTACCAAACGCGTTTTAATTGTCGAGGACGATGCCCACATTGCCGAGTTGCTGCGCATGCATTTGCACGACGAAGGCTATGCAGTAACGCATGCGGCCGACGGTCATGCGGGCGTACTTGAATTGCAAAAAGGCAGCTGGGATGCTTTGATTCTTGACCTGATGTTGCCCGGCATTGACGGCCTAGAAATTTGCCGCCGCGCCCGCGCTCTAACGCGCTACACGCCCATCATCATCATCAGTGCAAGATCCAGTGAAGTGCATAGAATTCTCGGCCTAGAGTTAGGCGCTGATGATTATTTGGCGAAACCTTTTTCTATGTTGGAGTTAGTCGCCCGCGTGCGCGCTTTGTTGCGCCGTACCGATGCGCTGGCGCATAACGCGCGCTTGGATTCAGGTTTGTTAGAGCTGGGAAATCTCGCTGTTGATCCGCTGACGCGCGAAGCACGCGTCGATGGACAGGCGATAGAGTTAACGCCGCGCGAATTCGATTTGCTTTACTTTTTTGCACGCCACCCTGGACAAGTGTTTTCACGCCTAGATTTGCTCAACCAAGTCTGGGGCTATCAACACGACGGTTATGAGCACACCGTCAACACCCATATCAACCGGCTGCGTATTAAGGTCGAGGTCGATCCCGCTACGCCGCGCCAAATCCTGACTGTCTGGGGTCGTGGTTATAAGTGGTGCGCTGTTGATGTCGATCAGGTGAGTGCATGA
- a CDS encoding cytochrome b/b6 domain-containing protein encodes MHSPTVTPKSRPIHPLWIRTTHWLNALAVLILVTSGWRIYNAAPFFPFNIPAVLTLGGWLGGALQWHFAAMWLLAANGLAYLALNIASGRLFVKFFPLTITGIWHDTLSALRGKLSHADPRRYNNVQRLVYLFVIVDIVLLVLSGLVLWKSVQFEVLRELLGGYELSRRIHFISMAALVAFVALHLLMVALVPRTLLTMLSGRAGKTTP; translated from the coding sequence ATGCACAGCCCAACCGTCACCCCAAAATCAAGGCCTATTCACCCGTTGTGGATACGCACCACCCATTGGCTCAACGCACTTGCCGTACTGATTCTAGTAACCAGCGGCTGGCGCATCTATAACGCAGCACCTTTTTTCCCCTTTAATATTCCAGCGGTGCTTACGTTGGGCGGATGGCTTGGCGGTGCGCTGCAGTGGCACTTTGCAGCGATGTGGCTGTTGGCGGCCAATGGTTTGGCTTACCTCGCACTGAACATTGCAAGCGGTCGACTTTTCGTGAAATTTTTTCCCCTAACAATCACCGGCATCTGGCACGACACACTTTCAGCGCTGCGCGGTAAGTTATCGCATGCTGATCCACGCCGTTATAACAACGTACAACGTCTAGTCTACTTATTCGTTATTGTGGATATTGTGCTGTTGGTGTTATCCGGTTTGGTCCTTTGGAAATCAGTGCAATTCGAAGTACTGCGAGAGCTTCTAGGTGGTTACGAGTTATCCCGCCGGATCCACTTTATTTCGATGGCCGCACTGGTAGCTTTCGTAGCGCTTCATCTGCTTATGGTGGCGCTGGTGCCCCGTACGCTTCTCACCATGCTCAGCGGCCGCGCTGGAAAGACCACACCATGA
- a CDS encoding sensor histidine kinase, translated as MKSPLYWSLSHRLSAVFALLLLISCGASFWVQVVASERHEQEVTQRLSNGLASHIAGNAALMKSDGLNPDAVKVLFDQLMAVNPSVEVYLLDRAGAIVGQASPIGHLKHDSVDLAPIRQFLAGAALPILGDDPRGVSNTRKVFSAARMTANGRDSGYVYVVLSGENRDAIAATATANNVLRTMLWSMALVVLLGLMAGLAAFRLITRPLRELTGVVQQFERDGMASLEQAAPALERLAAQDSGEIGTLSQAFRQMTQRISEQWRELTAQDQQRRELFANISHDLRTPLTSLHGYLETLLMKVETLELEERRRYLEIALSQSRQVGRLAQELFELARLEYGDVKPDKERFALADLLQDVFQKFELATEARQQRLVAQIAPGLPVVTADLGLIERVLTNLLDNAIRHTPDGGEIVVTLGQGHNGVDVEISDTGPGIAKELQQVLFTRPVFSSSWGGRPSGGLGLMIVRRILQLHGSDIALVPRDGKGAVFAFGLR; from the coding sequence ATGAAATCGCCGCTGTACTGGAGCTTGTCGCACCGACTCTCGGCGGTGTTCGCCTTGCTGCTATTGATTTCTTGTGGCGCTTCTTTCTGGGTGCAAGTGGTGGCCAGCGAGCGACATGAGCAGGAGGTAACGCAGCGCTTGTCAAATGGCTTGGCATCGCACATTGCCGGTAATGCTGCGCTTATGAAAAGTGATGGCCTGAACCCGGATGCGGTCAAGGTGCTGTTCGATCAACTGATGGCTGTTAACCCCAGTGTTGAGGTCTATCTACTGGATAGGGCGGGCGCCATTGTTGGACAGGCCTCGCCAATAGGCCATCTAAAACACGATAGCGTCGATCTCGCGCCAATACGGCAGTTTCTCGCTGGCGCTGCGCTGCCTATTTTGGGCGATGATCCACGCGGCGTGAGTAATACCCGCAAAGTCTTTAGCGCCGCGCGGATGACCGCCAACGGGCGCGATTCGGGTTATGTCTATGTGGTGTTGTCCGGTGAGAATCGTGATGCTATCGCGGCCACTGCGACGGCCAACAATGTGCTGCGCACTATGTTGTGGTCTATGGCGCTTGTCGTTCTGCTTGGGTTGATGGCCGGGCTTGCAGCGTTTCGCCTCATCACGCGGCCTTTGCGCGAGTTGACCGGTGTGGTGCAGCAGTTCGAACGCGACGGTATGGCCTCACTTGAGCAGGCTGCACCGGCACTAGAGCGGCTTGCGGCGCAAGACAGTGGCGAGATCGGAACCTTAAGCCAAGCCTTTCGCCAGATGACGCAGCGCATCTCTGAGCAGTGGCGTGAACTCACTGCGCAAGACCAGCAAAGGCGGGAGCTGTTTGCCAATATCTCGCACGACTTACGCACGCCGCTGACTTCTCTGCACGGCTATTTGGAGACGCTGCTGATGAAGGTTGAAACCTTGGAGCTTGAAGAGCGCCGTCGCTATCTGGAGATTGCGCTCAGCCAGAGCCGCCAAGTCGGGCGCCTAGCGCAGGAGTTGTTTGAGTTGGCGCGACTCGAATACGGTGACGTCAAACCGGATAAGGAGCGCTTCGCGTTGGCAGACCTGTTGCAAGACGTTTTTCAAAAGTTTGAACTTGCCACAGAGGCGCGCCAGCAGCGCTTAGTCGCGCAGATCGCGCCGGGTTTACCCGTCGTGACGGCAGACCTCGGTTTGATTGAACGAGTGCTGACCAACCTACTCGATAACGCTATCCGCCATACCCCCGACGGCGGGGAGATAGTCGTCACCCTTGGTCAGGGCCATAACGGCGTCGACGTTGAGATCAGCGACACCGGGCCGGGTATTGCGAAGGAGTTGCAACAGGTGCTATTTACACGGCCCGTGTTCTCTTCTTCATGGGGCGGTCGTCCTAGCGGCGGGCTTGGTTTAATGATAGTGCGCCGCATTTTGCAGCTGCATGGCAGCGATATAGCGTTAGTGCCGCGCGATGGAAAAGGTGCGGTGTTTGCATTCGGACTGAGGTAG